One genomic segment of Mycolicibacterium gilvum includes these proteins:
- a CDS encoding DUF6542 domain-containing protein, translating to MSGQRARPAVAADHRSAHPNVAGIPWWGAILSAVVAALIGFAFDAGSGGGRLTAAFSTLYVIGCLIGVLAVQQRALFTAVIQPPLVLFVTVPTAYFLMHSSEIQGVKDVLINCGYPLIERFPLMFFTSAAVLLIGLARWYFAKSHPAEASEAAALPGLGAKLAALVGGLRRPARADGAESRPRRTADRRRPRDAKPAARRTARSGDPAKRGAPRSRHSRAPETEIIEPVVDEQPRRRRPRPDRESAPEPRRRPRPSSREPRRARESREDRELRQAREPRERRTRTDRYDPYDRDDSYDRGERYERPRPQRERTQRERTQRERPQRPSRYDDYDSYGSDGSSSHHPVSRVRYRGEDSGERAEYRSRRREPREADRWEYDI from the coding sequence GTGTCAGGACAGCGCGCACGGCCGGCAGTCGCGGCCGATCACCGCTCCGCGCATCCCAATGTCGCCGGAATTCCGTGGTGGGGTGCGATCCTGAGCGCGGTCGTCGCCGCGCTGATCGGGTTCGCTTTCGACGCGGGAAGCGGTGGTGGACGGCTCACCGCAGCGTTCTCCACGCTCTATGTGATCGGCTGCCTGATCGGTGTTCTCGCCGTCCAGCAGCGTGCTCTGTTCACGGCCGTCATCCAGCCCCCGCTGGTGTTGTTCGTCACAGTCCCGACCGCCTATTTCCTGATGCACAGCAGCGAGATCCAGGGCGTCAAGGACGTCCTGATCAACTGCGGCTACCCGTTGATCGAGCGGTTCCCGCTGATGTTCTTCACCTCGGCCGCGGTACTGCTGATCGGTCTGGCGCGATGGTATTTCGCGAAGTCGCACCCTGCGGAGGCATCCGAGGCGGCCGCTCTTCCGGGCCTGGGGGCGAAGCTCGCCGCCCTCGTCGGCGGTCTGCGCAGACCCGCCCGAGCCGACGGCGCTGAGTCCAGACCGCGCCGCACCGCGGATCGCCGCCGCCCTCGCGACGCGAAGCCCGCTGCCCGCCGGACCGCACGCAGCGGCGACCCGGCCAAGCGAGGCGCACCCCGCTCGCGGCACTCCCGCGCTCCGGAGACCGAGATCATCGAGCCCGTCGTCGACGAGCAGCCGCGCCGCCGCAGGCCGCGTCCCGACAGGGAGTCGGCACCGGAGCCGCGGCGCCGCCCGCGCCCGTCATCGCGGGAGCCGCGGCGCGCACGCGAGTCGCGTGAGGACCGCGAGTTGCGTCAGGCCAGGGAGCCCCGGGAACGGCGGACACGCACCGACCGCTATGACCCGTACGACCGCGACGACTCCTATGACCGTGGCGAACGGTACGAGCGGCCCAGACCTCAGCGCGAACGGACTCAGCGGGAACGGACTCAGCGCGAGCGCCCGCAGCGTCCCAGCCGGTACGACGACTACGACTCCTACGGCTCCGACGGATCCAGCTCGCACCATCCGGTCTCCCGGGTTCGTTACCGCGGTGAGGACTCCGGCGAGCGCGCCGAGTACCGCAGCCGCCGGCGCGAGCCCCGCGAAGCCGACCGGTGGGAGTACGACATCTAG
- a CDS encoding penicillin-binding transpeptidase domain-containing protein, whose protein sequence is MTPARHALGALLAAVLVLAGCSDAEDRLDATVRGFADALSRGDAPAAAALTTDSAAASDTLGTLFASLGTDVRFDVADRRREEDAAAFTLSATWKFGPGKTTEWTYTAEGRARADGDDWTVDWNPATVAPGLDAGPLSYTTLAATPAARVVDRTGADLLTQHIVTLVELSPEVDVNTVAALLNPAAPTITPQSLAADLAAADGKPVTAVTLREEDIAPIREQLAVLAGVQLRPQTRLLATDRALTSPTLSGLSELWQQRTDAAAGWAVLAETPSGPERVGGEDAGPVGDIASTLDIGMQRAAEAALAPLATPAAIVAIQPSTGALLTVAQNSPADAQGPIALTGLYPPGSTFKTVTVSAALQAGQVTPDTIVGCPGTENIEGRQIPNDDNFELGDVPLHTAFARSCNTTMGRLAVGLPPDGLTEAAAQLGLGIDYVAPGMTTVTGSVPAADTPALRVEEGIGQGKVTASPFGMALVAATLARGSVPAPSLVEGEPGIPDRTPDPLPSGVDAQVQAMMRETVTGGTATQLQDIPGMLGKTGTAEYVHGQGGEVRAHGWFVGIRGDLAVAVFISDAGSSAPAVDAAGSFLRAVP, encoded by the coding sequence GTGACCCCCGCGCGCCATGCCCTCGGTGCGCTGCTCGCCGCCGTGCTCGTGCTCGCCGGCTGCAGTGACGCCGAGGACCGTCTGGACGCCACCGTCCGCGGCTTCGCCGACGCGTTGAGCCGCGGCGATGCCCCCGCTGCCGCTGCGCTGACCACTGACTCGGCCGCCGCCTCGGACACCCTCGGCACGCTTTTCGCGAGCCTCGGCACCGACGTCCGCTTCGACGTCGCCGACCGTCGCCGCGAGGAGGATGCGGCGGCGTTCACGCTGTCGGCGACCTGGAAGTTCGGGCCCGGGAAGACGACCGAATGGACCTACACCGCCGAGGGTCGTGCGCGCGCCGACGGCGACGACTGGACCGTCGACTGGAATCCCGCGACGGTCGCCCCGGGCCTCGATGCGGGTCCACTGTCCTACACCACACTCGCTGCGACGCCGGCCGCCCGCGTCGTCGACCGCACGGGTGCCGACCTGCTCACCCAGCACATCGTCACCCTCGTCGAGCTGTCACCCGAAGTCGACGTGAACACCGTTGCGGCCCTGCTCAACCCGGCTGCGCCGACGATCACGCCACAGTCGCTGGCAGCCGATCTCGCCGCCGCGGACGGCAAGCCCGTCACCGCGGTCACGCTGCGCGAGGAGGACATCGCACCCATCCGGGAACAACTCGCCGTGCTTGCCGGGGTGCAGCTGCGCCCGCAGACCCGGCTGCTGGCCACCGACCGCGCGCTGACCTCGCCGACCCTGTCGGGACTCTCGGAACTGTGGCAACAGCGCACCGACGCCGCGGCCGGCTGGGCGGTGCTCGCCGAGACCCCGTCGGGGCCCGAACGTGTCGGCGGTGAGGATGCCGGGCCTGTCGGTGACATCGCGAGCACCCTGGACATCGGGATGCAGCGCGCCGCCGAAGCGGCGCTGGCGCCGCTGGCCACCCCCGCCGCGATCGTGGCCATCCAGCCGTCGACGGGGGCGCTGCTCACCGTCGCGCAGAACTCACCCGCCGATGCCCAGGGCCCGATCGCGCTCACCGGTCTGTATCCGCCGGGATCCACGTTCAAGACGGTGACGGTGTCCGCCGCGCTGCAGGCCGGACAGGTCACACCGGACACCATCGTCGGATGCCCCGGCACCGAGAACATCGAGGGCAGGCAGATCCCGAACGACGACAACTTCGAACTCGGCGACGTGCCGCTGCACACGGCGTTCGCCCGGTCCTGCAACACCACGATGGGCCGGCTCGCGGTCGGCCTGCCGCCGGACGGCCTGACCGAGGCCGCCGCCCAGCTCGGGCTCGGAATCGACTACGTCGCACCGGGCATGACCACGGTCACCGGTTCGGTGCCCGCTGCCGACACGCCGGCACTGCGCGTCGAGGAAGGCATCGGTCAGGGCAAGGTCACCGCGTCACCGTTCGGGATGGCACTGGTCGCCGCGACGCTGGCGCGCGGTTCGGTTCCCGCGCCGTCCCTCGTCGAGGGCGAGCCCGGCATCCCCGACCGCACACCGGATCCGCTGCCGTCCGGGGTCGACGCCCAGGTGCAGGCGATGATGCGCGAGACCGTCACCGGCGGCACGGCGACACAACTTCAGGACATCCCCGGCATGCTCGGCAAGACCGGCACCGCCGAGTACGTCCACGGTCAGGGCGGAGAGGTACGTGCGCACGGCTGGTTCGTCGGCATCCGCGGCGATCTCGCGGTCGCCGTGTTCATCAGCGACGCCGGCAGCTCGGCACCCGCGGTCGACGCGGCGGGAAGCTTCCTGCGCGCAGTGCCCTAG
- a CDS encoding 4-hydroxy-3-methylbut-2-enyl diphosphate reductase, with product MPPTVNMGIPGAASSVVERTAGKRVLLAEPRGYCAGVDRAVETVERALEKHGAPIYVRHEIVHNRYVVDTLAKAGAIFVEQTDEVPEGAIVVFSAHGVAPTVHVEAAARNLQTIDATCPLVTKVHNEAKRFARDDYDILLVGHEGHEEVVGTAGEAPDHVQVVDNPDAVDDVVVRDPNKVIWLSQTTLSVDETMETVRRLREKFPTLQDPPSDDICYATQNRQVAVKAMAPECELVIVVGSKNSSNSVRLVEVALGAGSHAAHLVDYAEDIDPAWLDGVTTVGVTSGASVPEILVRGVLDRLAEHGFDTVQPVTTANETLVFALPREIRPARA from the coding sequence ATGCCGCCGACTGTGAACATGGGCATCCCGGGTGCCGCCAGCTCGGTCGTCGAACGGACGGCGGGCAAACGTGTCCTGCTGGCCGAACCGCGCGGGTACTGCGCGGGCGTCGACCGCGCCGTCGAGACTGTCGAACGGGCCCTCGAGAAACACGGTGCCCCGATCTACGTCCGCCACGAGATCGTGCACAACCGCTATGTCGTCGACACCCTGGCCAAAGCGGGTGCGATCTTCGTCGAGCAGACCGACGAGGTGCCCGAGGGCGCCATCGTCGTGTTCTCCGCGCACGGCGTCGCGCCGACGGTGCACGTCGAGGCCGCAGCCCGGAACCTGCAGACGATCGACGCCACCTGCCCGCTGGTCACCAAGGTGCACAACGAGGCCAAGCGGTTCGCCCGCGACGACTACGACATCCTCCTGGTCGGTCACGAAGGCCACGAGGAGGTCGTCGGCACCGCGGGTGAGGCGCCCGACCACGTGCAGGTCGTCGACAACCCGGACGCCGTCGACGACGTCGTCGTGCGGGACCCGAACAAGGTCATCTGGCTGTCCCAGACCACCCTCAGCGTCGACGAGACGATGGAGACGGTCCGCAGGCTCCGGGAGAAGTTCCCGACGCTGCAGGATCCGCCGAGCGACGACATCTGCTACGCCACCCAGAACCGTCAGGTCGCGGTCAAGGCGATGGCGCCCGAGTGCGAACTGGTGATCGTCGTCGGCTCCAAGAACTCGTCGAACTCGGTGCGGCTGGTCGAGGTGGCGTTGGGCGCCGGTTCGCACGCGGCTCATCTGGTCGACTACGCCGAGGACATCGATCCGGCCTGGCTCGACGGCGTCACGACCGTCGGGGTCACCTCCGGCGCCTCGGTGCCCGAGATCCTGGTGCGAGGCGTGCTCGACCGCCTCGCCGAGCACGGTTTCGACACGGTGCAGCCGGTGACCACGGCCAACGAGACGCTGGTCTTCGCCCTGCCGCGGGAGATTCGTCCGGCGCGCGCGTGA
- a CDS encoding lipid droplet-associated protein, producing the protein MSTAPYGVRLLVGAAVTAIEETRKLPQTILMYPMTIASQIAQLVMKMQQDVAVLVIKGDETLETIFPPKDEQPEWATFDEDSGADRDSDDGRDVGDVVELPVRDGERLTEGRFALFSGDPEVPKQDAPAETPAASADAPEIVAEIEYDSLTLAQLRARLTSLRVPDLEALLAYEESTKARAPYQTLLANRITRASAK; encoded by the coding sequence ATGTCGACTGCACCGTATGGCGTCCGTCTGCTCGTAGGTGCGGCAGTGACCGCCATCGAGGAGACCCGCAAGCTCCCCCAGACCATCCTGATGTACCCGATGACGATCGCGAGCCAGATCGCCCAGCTGGTCATGAAGATGCAGCAGGACGTCGCAGTCCTGGTCATCAAGGGCGACGAGACGCTGGAAACGATCTTCCCGCCCAAGGACGAGCAGCCCGAGTGGGCGACGTTCGACGAGGACTCCGGCGCCGACCGGGACTCCGACGACGGCAGGGACGTCGGAGACGTCGTGGAGCTGCCCGTCCGGGACGGTGAACGCCTCACCGAGGGTCGGTTCGCGCTGTTCAGCGGTGATCCCGAGGTCCCGAAGCAGGATGCGCCCGCCGAGACACCCGCCGCGTCCGCCGATGCACCCGAGATCGTCGCGGAGATCGAGTACGACTCGCTGACGCTGGCTCAGCTGCGCGCCCGCCTGACATCGCTGCGGGTGCCCGACCTGGAGGCCCTGCTGGCCTACGAGGAGTCGACGAAGGCACGCGCGCCCTACCAGACGTTGCTCGCCAACAGGATCACGCGCGCATCGGCGAAGTGA
- the xseA gene encoding exodeoxyribonuclease VII large subunit: MTPEGADGAPGQSADNPFPVRGVAIRVAGWIDRLGAVWVEGQIAQLTLRPNSNTAFITLRDPAADMSLSLTCPRGLVVNAPVKMSEGTQVIVYGKPSFYTGRGTFSLRVSEIRAVGIGELLARIERLRRLLDAEGLFDPRLKRPIPFLPDTIGLITGRASAAEHDIMAVASGRWPAVRFAVRHTVVQGPNAVPQIVDALRALDADRDVDVIVLARGGGSVEDLLPFSDETLCREIARCTTPVVSAIGHEPDNPLCDLVADLRAATPTDAAKRIVPDTAAEQALITELRRRSARALRNWVNREAHVVSQLRSRPVMSRPLAAIDARTDEIGRARAAVRRDIARLLRVESDRVGHLSARLTTLGPAATLARGYAVVQTVPDAGDPRILGSVADAPAGTRLRVRVADGAITATSEGGQ; encoded by the coding sequence GTGACGCCGGAGGGGGCAGACGGCGCCCCCGGACAATCGGCGGACAATCCGTTCCCGGTCCGGGGCGTTGCGATCCGCGTCGCGGGCTGGATCGACAGGCTCGGCGCGGTGTGGGTGGAGGGGCAGATCGCCCAGCTCACGCTGCGGCCGAACTCGAACACCGCGTTCATCACGCTGCGCGACCCGGCCGCCGACATGTCGTTGTCGTTGACGTGTCCGCGTGGCCTCGTGGTCAACGCGCCCGTGAAGATGTCCGAGGGCACCCAGGTGATCGTCTACGGCAAGCCGAGCTTCTACACCGGTCGCGGCACCTTCTCGCTGCGCGTCAGTGAGATCCGCGCGGTCGGAATCGGCGAGCTCCTCGCCCGCATCGAGCGGCTGCGGAGGCTGCTGGACGCGGAGGGACTGTTCGATCCGCGCCTGAAGCGCCCCATCCCGTTCCTGCCGGACACCATCGGGCTGATCACCGGTCGCGCGTCGGCCGCCGAACACGACATCATGGCCGTCGCGTCGGGCCGGTGGCCCGCGGTGCGGTTCGCCGTGCGTCACACCGTGGTCCAGGGCCCCAACGCCGTGCCGCAGATCGTCGACGCCCTGCGCGCACTGGACGCCGACCGCGACGTCGACGTGATCGTGCTCGCCCGCGGTGGGGGCAGCGTCGAGGACCTGCTGCCGTTCTCCGACGAGACGCTGTGCCGCGAGATCGCCCGGTGTACGACGCCGGTGGTCAGCGCCATCGGCCACGAACCGGACAATCCGCTGTGCGATCTGGTGGCCGATCTGCGCGCGGCGACGCCGACCGATGCGGCCAAGCGGATCGTCCCCGACACCGCCGCCGAGCAGGCGCTGATCACCGAGTTGCGCCGGCGCAGCGCACGCGCGCTGCGCAACTGGGTGAACCGGGAGGCCCATGTCGTCTCGCAGCTGCGCAGCCGGCCGGTGATGTCACGCCCGCTGGCGGCCATCGACGCGCGTACCGACGAGATCGGCCGGGCCCGCGCCGCGGTCCGCCGCGACATCGCCCGCCTGCTGCGGGTCGAGTCCGACCGCGTCGGGCACCTGTCGGCCCGGCTGACCACACTGGGTCCGGCGGCGACCCTGGCACGGGGGTACGCCGTCGTGCAGACGGTCCCGGATGCCGGTGATCCGCGGATACTCGGGTCGGTCGCGGACGCACCGGCCGGCACCCGGTTGCGGGTGAGGGTCGCAGACGGGGCGATCACGGCGACGAGCGAGGGTGGACAGTGA
- a CDS encoding exodeoxyribonuclease VII small subunit, producing MKPISELGYEEARDELIDVVEQLEHGGLDLDASLKLWERGEELAKRCEQHLAGARERVEKALAAGHDDD from the coding sequence GTGAAGCCTATTAGTGAGTTGGGGTACGAAGAGGCGCGCGATGAACTCATCGATGTCGTGGAGCAGCTCGAGCATGGCGGCTTGGACCTCGATGCTTCGCTCAAATTGTGGGAAAGGGGCGAAGAACTGGCTAAACGCTGTGAGCAGCACTTAGCCGGGGCGCGCGAGCGGGTCGAGAAGGCGTTGGCCGCCGGCCACGACGACGACTGA
- a CDS encoding 3-beta-hydroxysteroid dehydrogenase produces MGDATLRTDLGRVLVTGGSGFVGANLVTELLERGLHVRSFDRVASALPAHARLEIFEGDITDADDVAAAVDGIDTVFHTAAIIDLMGGASVTEEYRQRSFAVNVTGTQNLVHAAQKAGAKRFVYTASNSVVMGGQRIAGGDETLPYTERFNDLYTETKVVAEKFVLSQNGISDMLTCSIRPSGIWGRGDQTMFRKVFESVLAGHVKVLVGNENVKLDNSYVHNLVHGFILAAEHLVDGGTAPGQAYFINDGEPINMFEFARPVVEACGEPFPRFRVPGRLVWFAMTIWQFLHFKFGLPKPLLEPLAVERLYLDNYFSIAKAQRDLGYQPRFTTEQALEQCIPYYVELFDRMKREGGAPVVQAAAPAPPKG; encoded by the coding sequence ATGGGCGATGCAACGCTGCGGACAGATCTCGGCCGGGTGCTGGTCACCGGCGGCTCCGGTTTCGTCGGGGCCAACCTGGTCACCGAACTCCTCGAACGGGGCCTGCACGTGCGCTCCTTCGACCGGGTCGCCTCGGCGCTGCCCGCACACGCGCGCCTGGAGATCTTCGAGGGCGACATCACCGACGCCGACGACGTCGCCGCCGCGGTGGACGGCATCGACACCGTGTTCCACACCGCGGCGATCATCGACCTGATGGGCGGCGCGTCGGTCACCGAGGAGTACCGGCAGCGCAGCTTCGCCGTCAACGTGACCGGCACCCAGAACCTCGTGCACGCCGCGCAGAAGGCCGGCGCCAAGCGGTTCGTCTACACGGCTTCCAACAGCGTCGTGATGGGCGGGCAGCGCATCGCCGGCGGCGACGAAACCCTGCCGTACACCGAACGTTTCAACGATCTCTACACCGAGACCAAGGTGGTCGCCGAGAAGTTCGTACTGTCCCAGAACGGGATCTCGGACATGCTCACCTGCTCGATCCGTCCCAGCGGCATCTGGGGCCGGGGCGATCAGACGATGTTCCGCAAGGTGTTCGAGAGCGTACTCGCCGGACACGTCAAGGTGCTCGTCGGCAACGAGAACGTCAAGCTCGACAACTCCTACGTGCACAACCTCGTGCACGGATTCATCCTGGCCGCTGAACATCTCGTCGACGGCGGCACTGCACCTGGCCAGGCCTACTTCATCAACGACGGCGAGCCGATCAACATGTTCGAGTTCGCCCGCCCCGTGGTCGAGGCGTGCGGCGAGCCGTTCCCGAGGTTCCGGGTTCCGGGTCGGCTGGTGTGGTTCGCGATGACGATCTGGCAGTTCCTGCACTTCAAGTTCGGACTGCCCAAGCCGTTGCTGGAACCGCTTGCGGTGGAACGGCTCTACCTGGACAACTACTTCTCGATCGCCAAGGCGCAGCGCGATCTCGGTTATCAACCGCGCTTCACCACCGAACAGGCGCTGGAGCAGTGCATCCCGTACTACGTCGAACTGTTCGACCGGATGAAGCGCGAAGGCGGCGCGCCGGTCGTGCAGGCCGCCGCACCCGCCCCGCCGAAGGGCTGA
- a CDS encoding alpha/beta fold hydrolase, with protein sequence MPQFRFADTDDARIRYLDSGGDDYGAPVVFVPGFTCVADDYVEVLPALGRRAAVVELRGHGHSIGTGRFDSEALTGDVGAVVDALTAGPVHIMSFSRGTTYALLWALTHRDRVLSVSIGDYVPEEIELSDDTALGLLGGRWRGTPVSERVDRDAGLATIRSARTQSLWERLAQWQPPLLVVRSPNAPIVDDDAWTRYRDEFPGATMREFPDSPHDIFRPERNRYPVLVREHIESR encoded by the coding sequence ATGCCGCAGTTCCGCTTCGCCGACACCGACGATGCGCGCATCCGCTACCTGGACTCCGGCGGAGACGACTACGGCGCGCCCGTGGTCTTCGTGCCCGGCTTCACCTGTGTCGCAGACGATTACGTCGAGGTTCTGCCTGCGCTCGGCCGCCGCGCCGCCGTCGTGGAACTCCGTGGACACGGACACAGCATCGGCACCGGCCGGTTCGACTCAGAGGCGTTGACCGGTGATGTCGGCGCCGTCGTCGACGCCCTGACCGCCGGACCCGTGCACATCATGTCGTTCTCGCGGGGGACGACGTATGCGCTGCTGTGGGCGCTCACCCACCGCGACCGCGTGCTCTCGGTGTCCATCGGTGACTACGTGCCCGAAGAGATCGAACTGTCCGACGACACCGCGCTCGGCCTGCTCGGCGGCCGATGGCGCGGGACGCCGGTCAGCGAGCGCGTCGACCGCGATGCCGGACTCGCGACGATCCGCTCGGCGCGCACACAGTCGTTGTGGGAGCGGCTGGCGCAATGGCAGCCGCCGCTGCTCGTCGTCCGCAGCCCGAACGCGCCGATCGTCGACGACGACGCCTGGACCCGCTACCGCGACGAGTTCCCGGGCGCGACGATGCGCGAGTTCCCCGACTCCCCGCACGACATCTTCCGCCCGGAGCGCAACCGCTACCCGGTGCTAGTCCGCGAGCACATCGAGTCGCGGTAG
- a CDS encoding putative bifunctional diguanylate cyclase/phosphodiesterase, which yields MSKGRIRPQARPWLWIPIGLTVGLAILLAVDSDRGLPVRTLDNAITLALSCFAAVSAWQAARSARGRARRSWTLMAAALAAYALGDLTWLIRESALRTQLFPSPADGFYLVSTILAVLAVLTMARYGMGSTRHSKLRVALDGVTIALSAFLLAWIISLKDVYADHQGDRLTLVVATAYPVLDIVALGVTVSVLVRSDIRYRAVLTRVVAAFALTTIADIGFAHAVVNGTYSTGSWLDVVWAAGLVCFAAAGQMARSTTMSNRRALTVPPNVSVWLPYVPFMIAGTIGPLVVMSGLERLIVPFITAAVCLRQAVAARENRYLLSLAAERALRDPLTGLANRSLFQDRLAHALMLRERDNRSVAVISLDLDDFKLVNDSLGHPVADSLLVSAGRRIVDCVRSGDTVARVGGDEFALLLEGDEVSSDLIAQRVAEAFTEPFVVDGHQILMHPSIGVAVASHDEPDISAQTLIKRADMAMYTAKKSRSSRVYTFDPDMTLPGPDADSIVDSPDRKPGAGAAKVQLLGELRRAIDAGELEMVYQPKVALRTGCIIGVEALLRWPHPRLGLLYPGAFMSLVRQHGLMRPVSDLVVDKVLDAAAAWVAEGVRIPVAVNLFAPTLRDAQLPDRLLGALEKRGLTADMLTVEITEDLVVDDLGTVTDVLQQLRLCGIRVAIDDFGSGYSALSYLRDLPIDEIKLDRYFVAPVTEDSRAAAVVSAVIDLAHVLNIVVVAEGVEEPVTAHWLRDKQCDIGQGYYFGRPTDAARLPDLVDAAALPRLDVLAD from the coding sequence GTGAGTAAAGGCCGGATCCGGCCTCAGGCGAGGCCCTGGCTGTGGATACCGATAGGTCTGACCGTCGGGCTGGCGATCCTGCTTGCCGTCGACAGCGACCGCGGACTCCCGGTGCGAACTCTCGACAACGCGATCACGCTCGCGTTGTCCTGCTTCGCCGCGGTGAGCGCGTGGCAGGCGGCGCGCAGTGCCCGCGGGCGGGCGCGCAGATCCTGGACGTTGATGGCGGCCGCCCTGGCCGCGTACGCCCTGGGTGACCTGACCTGGCTGATCCGCGAGAGCGCGTTGCGCACACAGCTGTTCCCGTCGCCGGCCGACGGGTTCTACCTGGTGTCCACCATTCTCGCGGTGCTGGCCGTGTTGACGATGGCCCGGTACGGAATGGGGTCGACCCGGCATTCGAAGCTCCGGGTCGCACTCGACGGTGTGACGATCGCGCTCTCCGCGTTCCTGCTCGCCTGGATCATCTCGCTGAAGGACGTGTACGCCGACCATCAGGGCGACCGCCTGACGCTGGTGGTCGCGACGGCGTACCCGGTGCTCGACATCGTCGCCCTCGGTGTGACGGTGTCGGTCCTGGTGCGGTCCGACATCCGCTACCGGGCCGTGCTGACCAGGGTGGTCGCGGCGTTCGCCCTGACCACCATCGCCGACATCGGTTTCGCCCATGCCGTGGTCAACGGGACCTACTCCACCGGCAGCTGGCTGGACGTCGTATGGGCCGCCGGCCTGGTGTGCTTCGCGGCGGCCGGGCAGATGGCACGGTCCACCACGATGTCGAACCGCCGGGCGCTGACAGTGCCGCCGAACGTGTCCGTGTGGCTGCCGTACGTGCCGTTCATGATCGCCGGAACCATCGGGCCGTTGGTGGTGATGTCGGGGCTGGAACGCCTCATCGTGCCGTTCATCACCGCGGCCGTGTGTCTGCGGCAGGCCGTGGCGGCCCGGGAGAACCGGTACCTCCTGTCCCTGGCCGCCGAGAGGGCTTTGCGCGATCCGCTGACCGGGCTGGCGAACCGGTCGCTCTTCCAGGACCGGTTGGCGCACGCGTTGATGCTGCGCGAGCGCGACAACCGCTCGGTGGCCGTCATCTCCCTCGACCTCGACGACTTCAAACTGGTCAACGACAGTCTGGGGCACCCGGTCGCCGACAGCCTCCTGGTCAGTGCGGGACGTCGCATCGTCGACTGCGTGCGCAGCGGTGACACCGTGGCCCGTGTCGGCGGCGACGAGTTCGCGCTGCTGCTCGAAGGCGACGAGGTGTCTTCGGATCTGATCGCGCAGCGGGTGGCCGAAGCGTTCACCGAACCGTTCGTCGTGGACGGGCACCAGATCCTGATGCACCCCAGCATCGGTGTCGCGGTCGCGTCGCACGACGAACCCGACATATCTGCCCAGACCCTGATCAAGCGGGCCGACATGGCGATGTACACCGCGAAGAAATCGCGGTCGTCGCGCGTCTACACCTTCGACCCGGACATGACGCTTCCCGGCCCCGACGCGGACTCGATCGTCGACAGCCCCGACCGCAAGCCCGGGGCGGGCGCGGCGAAGGTGCAGTTGTTGGGGGAGTTGCGCCGCGCCATCGACGCCGGCGAGTTGGAGATGGTCTACCAACCGAAGGTCGCGCTGCGGACCGGGTGCATCATCGGCGTCGAAGCCCTGCTGCGGTGGCCGCATCCTCGACTCGGTCTGCTCTATCCGGGCGCCTTCATGTCACTGGTGCGTCAGCACGGTCTGATGCGACCGGTCTCCGACCTCGTGGTGGACAAGGTTCTCGACGCAGCCGCCGCCTGGGTGGCCGAGGGGGTGCGAATCCCGGTGGCGGTCAACCTCTTCGCCCCGACTTTGCGGGATGCGCAGCTGCCGGACCGGCTGCTCGGCGCCCTGGAGAAGCGTGGGCTGACCGCAGACATGCTGACCGTCGAGATCACCGAGGACCTCGTCGTCGACGATCTCGGGACGGTGACCGACGTCCTGCAGCAGTTGCGCCTCTGCGGAATCCGGGTCGCGATCGACGATTTCGGCAGCGGCTACTCGGCACTGTCCTATCTGCGGGACCTCCCGATCGACGAGATCAAGCTGGACCGGTACTTCGTGGCGCCGGTGACTGAGGATTCGCGCGCGGCCGCAGTGGTGTCGGCCGTCATCGACCTCGCGCACGTGCTGAACATCGTCGTCGTCGCCGAAGGGGTCGAGGAACCGGTGACCGCGCACTGGCTGCGCGACAAGCAGTGCGACATCGGGCAGGGCTATTACTTCGGCAGGCCGACGGACGCGGCCCGGCTGCCCGACCTGGTCGACGCCGCGGCGCTACCGCGACTCGATGTGCTCGCGGACTAG
- a CDS encoding SRPBCC family protein, translating into MTELKRSGSIAVAVPPEKLYALVSDVTRTGEWSPVCKACWWDEGAGPRVGAWFTGRNELPERTWETRSQVVAAEPGREFAWEVNDGWVRWGYTLEPDGDGTLLTESWEFLPKGIDGFHERFGSEADAEIVTRSDAARDGIPATLAAIRRIAEGG; encoded by the coding sequence GTGACCGAACTGAAGCGATCCGGGTCCATCGCCGTGGCCGTACCGCCGGAGAAGCTGTACGCGCTGGTGTCCGATGTGACGCGAACGGGCGAGTGGAGTCCGGTGTGCAAGGCCTGTTGGTGGGACGAGGGCGCCGGTCCGCGGGTGGGCGCCTGGTTCACCGGCCGCAACGAACTGCCCGAGCGGACCTGGGAGACGCGCAGCCAGGTGGTGGCGGCCGAACCGGGCCGGGAGTTCGCGTGGGAGGTCAACGACGGATGGGTGCGCTGGGGATACACCCTCGAACCCGACGGCGACGGCACCCTGCTGACCGAGTCGTGGGAGTTCCTGCCCAAGGGGATCGACGGGTTCCACGAGCGTTTCGGATCCGAGGCCGACGCCGAGATCGTCACGCGCAGTGACGCGGCGCGCGACGGGATTCCGGCGACGCTCGCGGCGATCAGGAGAATCGCCGAGGGCGGCTGA